The proteins below come from a single Sander vitreus isolate 19-12246 chromosome 15, sanVit1, whole genome shotgun sequence genomic window:
- the rpl3 gene encoding large ribosomal subunit protein uL3 gives MSHRKFSAPRHGSLGFLPRKRSRRHRGKAKSFPKDDPSKPVHLTAFLGYKAGMTHIVREVDRPGSKVNKKEVVEAVTIVETPPMIVVGVVGYVETPRGLRSFKTIFAEHVSDECKRRFYKNWYKSKKKAFTKYCKKWQDDDGKKQLEKDFASMKKYCQVIRIIAHTQMRLLPLAQKKSHLMEVQLNGGNISDKVDWAREKLEQAVPINTVFTQDEMIDVIGITKGHGYKGVTSRWHTKKLPRKTHRGLRKVACIGAWHPARVAFSVARAGQKGYHHRTEINKKIYKIGQGYHTKDGKLVKNNASTEYDLSNKSINPLGGFVHYGDVTNDFIMVKGCVVGTKKRVLTLRKSLLVQTSRRALEKIDLKFIDTTSKFGHGRFQTVEEKKAFMGPLKKDRITKEETA, from the exons ATG TCCCACCGTAAATTTTCGGCTCCGCGCCACGGATCTTTGGGCTTCTTGCCCCGCAAGAGGAGTCGTCGTCACCGTGGTAAGGCCAAGAGCTTCCCCAAGGATGACCCCAGCAAGCCTGTTCACCTGACTGCTTTCCTGGGCTACAAGGCCGGCATGACACACATCGTCCGCGAGGTTGACAGACCTGGCTCAA AGGTGAACAAGAAGGAAGTGGTTGAGGCTGTGACCATTGTTGAGACTCCACCAATGATTGTTGTCGGAGTTGTGGGTTACGTCGAAACACCCCGAGGCCTGCGTTCCTTCAAGACCATCTTCGCTGAGCATGTCAGTGACGAGTGCAAGCGTCGGTTCTACAAGAACTG GTACAAGTCCAAGAAGAAGGCTTTCACAAAGTACTGCAAGAAATGGCAGGATGATGACGGCAAGAAGCAGCTGGAGAAGGACTTTGCTTCCATGAAGAAGTACTGCCAGGTCATCCGTATCATTGCCCACACACAG ATGCGTCTGCTGCCCCTGGCGCAGAAGAAGTCTCACCTGATGGAGGTGCAGCTGAACGGTGGCAACATCTCTGACAAGGTAGACTGGGCCCGTGAGAAGCTGGAGCAGGCCGTCCCTATCAACACCGTCTTCACTCAGGATGAGATGATTGACGTGATTGGTATCACAAAGGGTCACGGATACAAGG GTGTCACCAGCCGATGGCACACAAAGAAGCTTCCACGCAAAACCCATCGTGGTCTGCGTAAGGTGGCCTGTATCGGAGCCTGGCATCCTGCCCGTGTGGCCTTCTCTGTGGCCCGTGCTGGTCAGAAGGGCTACCACCACCGTACAGAGATCAACAAGAAGATCTACAAGATTGGCCAGGGCTACCACACCAAGGATGGAAAGCTGGTGAAGAACAATGCCTCCACTGAATATGATCTGTCCAACAAGAGCATCAACCCCCTG GGTGGATTTGTCCACTATGGAGATGTGACCAATGATTTTATCATGGTGAAGGGCTGTGTTGTGGGGACCAAAAAGAGGGTGCTGACTCTGCGCAAG TCTCTGCTGGTGCAGACCAGCCGTCGTGCCTTGGAGAAGATCGACCTCAAGTTCATTGACACAACCTCCAAGTTTGGTCACGGCCGCTTCCAGACTGTGGAGGAAAAGAAGGCGTTCATG GGACCACTCAAAAAGGACCGTATCACCAAGGAAGAAACTGCTTGA